ACTTTACCGTGCACCCGTCCACCAATGCGCTGATGAAAGCCATGGTCGACGCCGGCGAGGTCGACGCCCTGGTGCCGGAGCGGGTCTGGCAAGAGCTGGCGCGCGGCCTGATGGAAGCACGGCCGTCGCGCATGTTCGACGTGCTGCGCGACTGCGGCGCGCTGGCGCGCATCCTGCCCGAACTCGACGTGCTGTGGGGCGTGCCGCAACCGGCGGCGCACCATCCCGAGATCGACACCGGCGTGCACATCATGCTCGTCATCGACTACGCGGCCGCGCAGGGCTGCCCGCTCGAGGTGCGCTTCGCAGCCTTGACCCACGACCTGGGCAAGGGCACCACGCCGCCCGAACACTGGCCGGCGCACCACGGCCACGAAGGAGAGGGCGTCAAGCTGCTGGCGCACGTGTGCAAGCGCCTGAAAGTGCCCAACGAATGCCGCGACCTGGCCCTGATGACCGCGCGCGAGCACGGCAACGTGAGCCGCGCCCTGCAGCTGCGCGCCAACACCATCGTCACACTGTTCGAGCGTTGCGATGCCTTCCGCAAGCCGCAGCGCTTCGTCCAGATGCTGCTGGCGTCCGAGTGCGATGCGCGCGGACGCGGCCACCCCGATCACCCGATGCGCCACCAGGTGTATCCGCAACGGCCTTACCTGGAGCAGGCCCTGGATGCCGCGCGCGCGGTGAACGCGGGCGAAGTGGCGGCGCGCTTTTCCGCAGACCGCGCAAAAATTCCCGAGGCAGTGCATGCGGCCCGGGTGTCGGCGGTCAAGGCCGTGTTGCGCGAGGTGGACGCTTGATGCGCTCCACGAGGTGCGCGACTGATCCGCCGGCTTGCGTTATCCTGCGTGCATAACAACACCTGAGTAATGGAGAACACATGGTAGCCGTGCCGGCGCAGCGCGTAGCGAACTCGAGCGCGCGTCGCCGCCTGCAAATTGCCGCCGTCGCGGTGCTGGTGCTGGCATCGCTGCTCGCCTTCCTGTACATCCGGTCCGACGCGGCCGATCCCGCCGTGCGCAACGAAGTCATGCTCAACCTGCGCGAGCTCGAAAAGCTCGACGCCGAATGGGATGCCAATATCCTGCGCGCCCATATTGGCCGCGCCCCGGCCGCGCCGCAGCTGACCACCGGACTGCCGCGCATGCGCGACCTGATCGCCCGCGTCGGCGACGCCGTGTCCGAGGCGTCCAGCCCCGCGGTGCATACCGCCTATACCCAGCTGCGCGACGCCGTCCAGCGCAAGGAGATGCTGGCGATGCAGTTCGCGCGCCACAACCCGCAGCTGCGCGAAGCCTTGCTGTTCATGCCGCCGGCCGTGGCCGATCTCAAGACCGAGCTGGGTGGCATCGAAGGTGCGCTGGTGCCGGCCCGCATCGTGGTGCGGCTCGATGCCTCGCTCAATGCCCTGCTGACCGAGATCCTGCGCTACAACGTGACCCCGAGCGGCGCGCTGGCGGCGCGTATCGACCAGGTCCTGGGCGAGATCGCAGCGCAGAAAATCGCCTTTTCGCCGGCCCTGATAGAAAAGGTGGATGCCATCATCAAGTCTGCGCGCACCATCCTGGAGAAGCGGCCGCTGGAGAACCGGCTGGAAGGGCAGATCGCCGCGGCCGGCACCGGCGCCGCGCTCGACCGCCTCAGACGTGAATTCGACCGCTCGTTCGACACCGTGCTGCGCGAGCGCGAGCGCTATCGAACCTTTCTGTTCGCCTATTCGGCGCTACTGCTGGTGCTCTTGATGTATGCCGCCACGCGCTTGCGGCGCAGCTACCGCATCATTGGCGAGGTCAACCACCGGCTGCAGGCAGCCAACGAGACCCTCGAGCAGCGCGTGGCCGAGCGCACCGCCGAACTCGAGGCGCAGTCGAAGAAGCTCGAGCGCCTGGCCCAGCACGACAGCTTGACCGGCCTGATCAATTATCGCCAGCTGACCCGCCTGCTGGAGCGGGCGCTGGCGCGCGCCAACCGCCGCGATTCGGTGGTGGTGATCATGTTCATCGACCTCGACGGCTTCAAGCTGGTCAACGATACCTGGGGCCATGCCACCGGCGACCTGGTGCTGCAGATGGTGGCGCGCCGCGTCGAGCAAAAGCTGCGCGCCGAGGATGCGCTGGCGCGCCTCGGCGGCGACGAATTCGTGATCATGCTCGAAGAGGTCGCCTCGCGCGAGGGCGCGCTGCGGGTGGCCCAGCTGGCGCTCGACGAGATCCGTGCGGTGACCGAGGCCGACGGCCATCCGGTGACGATCTCGGCCAGCATCGGCATTTCCAGCGCCCGTGGCCAGGCTGGCGCTGCACGCGGCTCGGCCGCGCTGCTGGCCGAAGCCGACAAGGCCATGTACGAGGCCAAGCAGGCGGGCAAGGGTGGGTTCGTGGTCAGCCCGGCGGCGCAGTGGACCAGCGCCGCCGGCAATTGACCAGCGAGCGCGGCCGGCCGGCGTCCCGCATGTAACTGAAGAATCCGCTACAATCGCGCTATTGTTGCACTGCACAAAATAGGATTCATCATGCTGGACACTCCCTTTGGCCGCTGGCTGCGCGGCCTTGGCGGCAAACCCGGTCGGCCGGCCGTGCTGGTCAAAGAGCTCGGCGAGCGCGACCGCCGCCGTATCTTGCGCCATTTTCTTGCGCTCGACCCGAAAGATCGCCTGTTGCGCTTCGGCAGCATGATCCCGGACGACGCCATCGCCGCCTATGTCGGCAAGCTCGACTTCAAGCACGACATCGTGTTCGGTGTCGTCAACCGGGTGTTCCAGCTCGTTGGCGTCGGCCACCTGGCGTTTGCCCGGGCCGACAGCGCCAAGCCGACCACCAAGCAGCGGGTGGCGGAGCTTGGCATATCGGTATCGGCATCGGCCCGGGGCAAGGGCGTCGGTTCGCGCCTGTTCGACCGCGCCGCGATCCATAGCCGCAATTCCGACGTCGACACGCTGTACATGCAATGCCTGTCGTCGAATCAGACCATGATGCATATCGCCCGCAAGGCCGGCATGCAGATCAAGCGCGAGTTCGGCGAAGCCGATGCGTATCTGCAGATTCCCCCGCCCAGCCCGGGCAGCGTGATGGCCGAGGCGCTCGAAGAGCAATGGGCAGTCATCGATTACAACCTCAAGGCCAACGTCAGGGCGGCGGCGAAGTGGTTTTCCAGATAGGCGGCGCGCCAGTGCGCCCGCCTGCAACATTCACAGCGCTACCGGAAGTGCCGTGGTCTCCTTGATCCGCTGCAGCGCGAAGCTCGATTTCACATCCAGCACCGCCGGATGCTTGAGCAGCGTTCCCATCATGAAGCGCGAGAAATGGTCCATGTCCTCGACATGCACGCGCAGCAAAAAGTCCATCTCCCCAGTCATTGCATAGCAGGCCACCACTTCTGGCCAGGTACCGACCGACACGGCGAAATCGTTGCGTGGCGACGTGGCCGGCAAGCCCGGCGTGCCGCGCGCGCCACCCGCCACTTCGCTGTGCTTTTCCAGCCGCACGTTGACATAGGCCAGCAGGCCCAGTCCGATCTTGTCCGGGTCGACCAGCGCCACGTACTGGCGGATCACTCCGGCCTCTTCCAGGCGCTTGATGCGCCTCAGGCAGGGCGATGGCGACAGGTTCACGCGCTCGGCCACGTCCTGGTTTGACAGCCTGCCGTCCGACTGCAGCACCGCCAGGATTTTGCGGTCAGTCTTGTCGAGCTCGATTTTTGACATGTTTTCCTCTCTGAATTCGCCAACCCGGCAATTTTATTGCGCAAATCACCTGGCGGGGTGAATTGTTTGGAATTTAATGCCGGAGGGGCAGGACTATACTGTGCGCCATACGGGAGGAGGCTGGCCCAGCCCAGCCGCGTGCGCCAATGATGACCATCAAGAGTCTTCGGCGCGCGTCTTGATAGCCCTGGCGAACAAATACGGAGACACCGCATGAACGCACCCATCGACCGCGCCAATTTTGCGCAGCCGCAGCACGACATCACGCTGGACGACAAATGGACGCTCGAGCGCGGCCGCGCGTTCATGACCGGCACCCAAGCCCTGATCCGACTGCCGATGCTGCAGCGCGAGCGTGACCAGAAAGCCGGCCTGAACACCGCAGGCTATATCACCGGCTACCGCGGCTCGCCGGTCACCGCCGTCGACCAGACCGCGATGAAGGCGAAAAAGCACCTCGAAGCGCACCACGTCAAGTTTCACCCGGGCATGAACGAAGACCTGGCGGCGACCGCCGTCTGGGGCACCCAGCAGACCAACCTGTACCAGGACGCCAACTACGATGGCGTGTTTGCCATGTGGTACGGCAAGGGCCCGGGCGTGGACCGTTGCGGCGACGTCTTCAAGCATGGCAACAATGCCGGCTCGGCCAAGAATGGTGGCGTGCTGGTGCTGGCAGGCGACGACCACGCGGCCAAATCCTCGTCCACCGCGCACCAGTCCGACCACATCCTGACCCACTGCGGCATTCCGGTGCTGTATCCGTCGTCGGTACAGGAATACCTCGACTACGGCCTGCATGCCTGGGCCATGAGCCGCTATACCGGCCTGTGGGTGTCGATGAAATGCGTCACCGATATCATCGAGTCGGGCGCCGTGGTCGACCTCGATCCGGACCGCGTGCAGATTGCGCTGCCGACCGATTTCCAGGTGCCTGAAGGCGGCCTGAACATCCGTTGGCCAGACGCCGTGCTGGACCAAGAAGTGCGCATGAGCAACTTCAAATGGTATGCGGCGCTGGCCTATGCCCGTGCGAACAAGCTCAACAAGATCATCTGGGACAGCCCGACGCCAAAAATCGGCATCATCACCGCCGGCAAGAGCTATGTCGACACGCGCCAGGCGCTGGCCGATCTGGGCATCGACGAGCAGGCAGCGCGCGACATTGGCCTGCGCCTGTACAAGGTCGGCATGACCTGGCCGCTTGAATCCGAAGGCGTGCACGAATTCGCGCGCGGGCTCGACGAGATCCTGGTGGTCGAAGAAAAGCGCCAGGTGATGGAATATGCGCTGAAAGAAGCGCTCTACAACCTGCCCGATGCGCAGCGTCCGCGCGTGGTTGGCAAATTCGACGACACCGGCGAGTGGAGCAACAAGGACCGCATGGGCCACGGCGACTGGCTGCTGCCGGCCACCTACGAGCTGAACCCGGCGCAGATTGCCCGCGCCATCGCTTCGCGCATTTCGCATTACTGCGCCGGCCATCCGGTCGAGCAGCGCGTGAAAGAGCGCATCGCCTTCCTGGAAGCCAAGGAACTGGTGCTGCGTAATATCCCGGCCAAGGCCAACCCGGAAACCGACCGCATTCCGTATTTCTGCTCGGGTTGCCCGCACAACAGCTCGACCAAGGTACCGGAAGGCTCGCGCGCCATGGCCGGCATCGGCTGCCACTACATGGTGCTATGGATGGACCGCGAAACGTCCACCTTCACCCACATGGGCGCCGAAGGCACGACCTGGATCGGCCAGTCGCCGTTTACCAGTGAAAAGCACGTGTTCGTGAACCTTGGCGACGGCACCTATTTCCACTCGGGCATCCTGGCCATTCGCGCGGCCGTGGCCGCGAAGGTGAACATCACCTACAAGATCCTGTACAACGACGCGGTCGCCATGACCGGCGGCCAGAACGTCGACGGCCCGCTCGATCCGGGCATGATCACGCGCCAGATCGCGGCCGAAGGCGTGGGTCCGATCATCGTCGTCACCGACGAGCCAGAAAAATACCCGAGCGATTACGCCTGGGCCGCCGGCGTGACCGTGCGCCACCGTTCGGAACTGATGGACGTGCAGCGCGAACTGCGCGAGCTGCCGGGCGTGACGGCCGTCATCTATGACCAGACCTGTGCGTCGGAAAAGCGCCGCCGCCGGAAAAAAGGCGAATTCCCCGACCCGGCCAAGCGCGCCGTGATCAACGAAGCGGTTTGCGAAGGCTGCGGCGACTGCTCGGTGCAGTCCAACTGCCTGTCGGTCGAGCCGCTGGAAACGGAGCTGGGCCGCAAGCGCCAGATCAACCAGAGTTCGTGCAACAAGGACTTCTCGTGCGTGTCGGGCTTCTGCCCAAGCTTCGTTACCGTCGAAGGCGGCGGCCTGAAGAAGCCGAAGAAAGCTGCGGCTTCGGAGGCCGCGCCTCCGAGCCTGCCGGAGCCGGTCGTGCCATCGATCGGCGCGCCGTTCGGCATCCTGGTGGCCGGCGTCGGCGGCACCGGCGTGGTCACCGTCGGCCAGATCCTGGCAGTGGCGGCCCACGTCGAAGGCAAGGGCGCGATCGTGCTTGACCAGAGTGGCCTGGCCCAGAAGGGCGGCCCGGTGATGTCGCACGTGCGCCTGGCGCAGCAGCAGTCCGACCTGCACTCGACCCGCGTTGGCACCGGCAGCGCCGACCTGGTGATCGGCTGCGACCAGATCGTGGCCGCCAGCCGCGATGCCCTGAGCCGCATGGGAGAAGGCCGCACCTGGGCCGCCGTCAATGCCACCAGTTCGACCACCGCAGCGTTTGTTAAAAACCCGGACTGGCAGTTCCCGGGCGAAGGCTCGAAGGGCGCCATCTTGCAGGCTTGCGGCGCCCAGAACGTGGAATTCATCGACGCCGGACGCATTGCTACCGCGCTGATGGGCGATTCGATCGCAACCAATATGTTCATGCTGGGCTATGCCTTCCAGAAGGGCCATGTGCCGCTGCTGGAAGCGTCGCTGATGAAGGCGATCGAACTCAATGGCGTGTCGGTGCCGTTCAACAAGGCCGCCTTCCACTGGGGCCGCACCGCCGCGCACGACCTGGCCTCGGTCAACAAGCTCACGACCCCGGCCCAGGTGATCGAGTTCAAGCGTACCGAGAGCCTGGACGACATCGTCAACCGCCGCGTCGAGCTGCTCACCGCCTACCAGAACGCCGCCTATGCGGCGCAGTACAAGGCCTTCGTCGACCAGGTACGCGCCCAGGAAGCCAAGTTCGGCAAGGGCAGCCGACTGGCCGAAGCCGTGGCACGCTATTTCTACAAGCTGATGGCCTACAAGGACGAGTACGAAGTCGCCCGCCTGCATACCGACCCGAGCTTCAAGGCAAAGATCGCCAACATGTTCGAAGGCGACATCACCATCAAGTACCACCTGGCGCCGCCGCTGCTGGCCAAGCACGACAAGCAAGGCCGTCCGGTCAAGCAGGAATTCGGTTCGTGGATGATGGGTGCGTTCGGCGTGCTGGCCAAGCTCAAGGGCCTGCGTGGTACCCCGTTCGATGTGTTCGGCTACACGGACGAGCGTCGTACCGAGCGTGCGCTGATCGGTCAATACCGCCAGACCGTCGAGGCATTGCTGGCCAAGCTCACGCCGGAGAACCTGGCGCAGGCGGTGGCGATCGCCAGCATTCCAGAAGACATCCGCGGCTACGGCCACGTAAAGGCACGCCACTTGGCGGCGGCCAAGCAGAAAGAGGCGGCGCTGCTGGCCGCCTTCGACGCTCCGCAAGGCGCCGCGTCACGGGCTGCATGACCTAGCCCGAGCGGTTCGATATCAGCCTGATATTGCCGGTTTTTTCTCCGGTGGTATCAGGCTGATATCCGTTCTGGCATGGCGTGTTGTTAGCCAGCCCCGGCTGTTACAGAACGTTGCACTCCGGCTCAACGGGCGCGTCTATAATCGGTTGCATGACATCGCCATCCGCCCCAGGTCGCGCGACGACCGCCCTCCGCCTGACAGCCTCCCTGTTTGCTACCGGCGTCGTCCTGCTTGGTTGCGGCGGCGGCGGTGGCGGTAGTTCGCCCGTCAGCGGCACCCGCCCCGACCAGTCAATGCAGCAGCCGCCGGCCAATCCCACCGTTCCCACCGACCCTATTGCGGCGCCAGGCGCGCCGACGGCGGCCGACCTCGACGCCGGCACGCTGGGCGAGCCGTTCCAGTACTGGAACCTGTGCGCGGCGCCGCGCACCGGCCGCGATTTCCAGGGCCAGGCTTTCCCGGACAAGCAGGGCACGCTGCTCGACGAGATGAAGTTCCTGCGCGCGTGGTCGCACCGCTACTACCTCTGGTACGACGAGATTCCAAACACCTACAAGATGGCCGACTTCGCCACTGCGGTCGACTACTTCAA
Above is a genomic segment from Massilia sp. H6 containing:
- a CDS encoding GNAT family N-acetyltransferase, with the translated sequence MLDTPFGRWLRGLGGKPGRPAVLVKELGERDRRRILRHFLALDPKDRLLRFGSMIPDDAIAAYVGKLDFKHDIVFGVVNRVFQLVGVGHLAFARADSAKPTTKQRVAELGISVSASARGKGVGSRLFDRAAIHSRNSDVDTLYMQCLSSNQTMMHIARKAGMQIKREFGEADAYLQIPPPSPGSVMAEALEEQWAVIDYNLKANVRAAAKWFSR
- a CDS encoding Lrp/AsnC family transcriptional regulator, encoding MSKIELDKTDRKILAVLQSDGRLSNQDVAERVNLSPSPCLRRIKRLEEAGVIRQYVALVDPDKIGLGLLAYVNVRLEKHSEVAGGARGTPGLPATSPRNDFAVSVGTWPEVVACYAMTGEMDFLLRVHVEDMDHFSRFMMGTLLKHPAVLDVKSSFALQRIKETTALPVAL
- a CDS encoding indolepyruvate ferredoxin oxidoreductase family protein, with the translated sequence MNAPIDRANFAQPQHDITLDDKWTLERGRAFMTGTQALIRLPMLQRERDQKAGLNTAGYITGYRGSPVTAVDQTAMKAKKHLEAHHVKFHPGMNEDLAATAVWGTQQTNLYQDANYDGVFAMWYGKGPGVDRCGDVFKHGNNAGSAKNGGVLVLAGDDHAAKSSSTAHQSDHILTHCGIPVLYPSSVQEYLDYGLHAWAMSRYTGLWVSMKCVTDIIESGAVVDLDPDRVQIALPTDFQVPEGGLNIRWPDAVLDQEVRMSNFKWYAALAYARANKLNKIIWDSPTPKIGIITAGKSYVDTRQALADLGIDEQAARDIGLRLYKVGMTWPLESEGVHEFARGLDEILVVEEKRQVMEYALKEALYNLPDAQRPRVVGKFDDTGEWSNKDRMGHGDWLLPATYELNPAQIARAIASRISHYCAGHPVEQRVKERIAFLEAKELVLRNIPAKANPETDRIPYFCSGCPHNSSTKVPEGSRAMAGIGCHYMVLWMDRETSTFTHMGAEGTTWIGQSPFTSEKHVFVNLGDGTYFHSGILAIRAAVAAKVNITYKILYNDAVAMTGGQNVDGPLDPGMITRQIAAEGVGPIIVVTDEPEKYPSDYAWAAGVTVRHRSELMDVQRELRELPGVTAVIYDQTCASEKRRRRKKGEFPDPAKRAVINEAVCEGCGDCSVQSNCLSVEPLETELGRKRQINQSSCNKDFSCVSGFCPSFVTVEGGGLKKPKKAAASEAAPPSLPEPVVPSIGAPFGILVAGVGGTGVVTVGQILAVAAHVEGKGAIVLDQSGLAQKGGPVMSHVRLAQQQSDLHSTRVGTGSADLVIGCDQIVAASRDALSRMGEGRTWAAVNATSSTTAAFVKNPDWQFPGEGSKGAILQACGAQNVEFIDAGRIATALMGDSIATNMFMLGYAFQKGHVPLLEASLMKAIELNGVSVPFNKAAFHWGRTAAHDLASVNKLTTPAQVIEFKRTESLDDIVNRRVELLTAYQNAAYAAQYKAFVDQVRAQEAKFGKGSRLAEAVARYFYKLMAYKDEYEVARLHTDPSFKAKIANMFEGDITIKYHLAPPLLAKHDKQGRPVKQEFGSWMMGAFGVLAKLKGLRGTPFDVFGYTDERRTERALIGQYRQTVEALLAKLTPENLAQAVAIASIPEDIRGYGHVKARHLAAAKQKEAALLAAFDAPQGAASRAA
- a CDS encoding diguanylate cyclase; protein product: MVAVPAQRVANSSARRRLQIAAVAVLVLASLLAFLYIRSDAADPAVRNEVMLNLRELEKLDAEWDANILRAHIGRAPAAPQLTTGLPRMRDLIARVGDAVSEASSPAVHTAYTQLRDAVQRKEMLAMQFARHNPQLREALLFMPPAVADLKTELGGIEGALVPARIVVRLDASLNALLTEILRYNVTPSGALAARIDQVLGEIAAQKIAFSPALIEKVDAIIKSARTILEKRPLENRLEGQIAAAGTGAALDRLRREFDRSFDTVLRERERYRTFLFAYSALLLVLLMYAATRLRRSYRIIGEVNHRLQAANETLEQRVAERTAELEAQSKKLERLAQHDSLTGLINYRQLTRLLERALARANRRDSVVVIMFIDLDGFKLVNDTWGHATGDLVLQMVARRVEQKLRAEDALARLGGDEFVIMLEEVASREGALRVAQLALDEIRAVTEADGHPVTISASIGISSARGQAGAARGSAALLAEADKAMYEAKQAGKGGFVVSPAAQWTSAAGN
- a CDS encoding multifunctional CCA addition/repair protein; the encoded protein is MRSFVVGGAVRDALLGRPVTDRDHVVVGATPEQMVAQGFRPVGKDFPVFLHPDTHEEYALARTERKTAPGYHGFVFHTSPEVTLEQDLVRRDLTINAMARADDGSIVDPHGGLDDLRARVFRHVSDAFAEDPVRILRLARFAARFPDFTVHPSTNALMKAMVDAGEVDALVPERVWQELARGLMEARPSRMFDVLRDCGALARILPELDVLWGVPQPAAHHPEIDTGVHIMLVIDYAAAQGCPLEVRFAALTHDLGKGTTPPEHWPAHHGHEGEGVKLLAHVCKRLKVPNECRDLALMTAREHGNVSRALQLRANTIVTLFERCDAFRKPQRFVQMLLASECDARGRGHPDHPMRHQVYPQRPYLEQALDAARAVNAGEVAARFSADRAKIPEAVHAARVSAVKAVLREVDA